In a genomic window of Occallatibacter riparius:
- a CDS encoding HEAT repeat domain-containing protein, translating into MVQSRSRYGFVAAAVCTLLMCGLCAPARAQGHIDKAWDILKKAASDSNTDKRAAGVAVLALLQGDSEAQAMAEKALSDEKPVVRTAAANALGAMEAKSAIPALKNAIRDKDVSVVLAATHALYVLKDPTAYEVYYAVLTGQKKSGGGLIDDQKKMLSDPKKMAQLGFEQGIGFIPFAGLGLTALGMITKDDTSPVRAAAAKVLAKDPDPKSGDALVDAAFDKSWIVRAAALNAISERGDFTLGPRIEAGMDDEKEQVRYIAAAAVIHLQDVRTSTVGK; encoded by the coding sequence ATGGTTCAATCCAGATCCAGATATGGTTTTGTGGCTGCGGCCGTTTGCACGCTCCTGATGTGCGGTCTGTGCGCGCCTGCTCGCGCGCAAGGGCACATCGACAAGGCCTGGGACATTCTCAAGAAGGCCGCATCCGATTCGAACACTGATAAGCGCGCGGCCGGGGTCGCCGTGTTGGCACTACTCCAAGGAGATTCCGAGGCGCAGGCGATGGCCGAGAAGGCACTCAGCGACGAGAAGCCCGTGGTTCGCACCGCCGCCGCGAATGCACTGGGCGCGATGGAAGCGAAGAGTGCGATTCCGGCGCTGAAAAACGCAATCAGGGACAAGGATGTATCTGTGGTCTTAGCCGCCACGCACGCGCTCTATGTGTTGAAAGATCCTACGGCCTACGAGGTCTACTACGCCGTGTTGACCGGGCAAAAGAAAAGCGGCGGCGGCCTCATTGACGATCAAAAAAAGATGCTCAGCGATCCCAAGAAGATGGCGCAGCTCGGGTTCGAGCAGGGCATTGGATTCATTCCTTTTGCCGGACTCGGGCTGACCGCGCTGGGCATGATCACGAAAGACGACACGTCGCCGGTGCGCGCGGCGGCGGCCAAGGTGCTAGCAAAGGACCCCGACCCCAAATCGGGCGACGCCCTGGTAGATGCGGCCTTCGACAAGAGTTGGATCGTGCGGGCCGCCGCATTGAATGCTATCTCCGAGCGCGGTGACTTCACGCTGGGGCCGCGCATCGAAGCCGGCATGGACGATGAGAAGGAGCAGGTGCGCTACATCGCAGCCGCAGCGGTCATTCACCTGCAGGACGTGAGGACATCGACGGTAGGGAAGTAA